The Candidatus Methanomethylophilaceae archaeon genomic interval CAACAACGACAAAGTCAAGAAATGCAAGCTCTCAGATTTCTTCCGATCGGGAATTCATCCGATCGCGGATATTCGCCACCAGATCGGCGATATCCTTCCCCTTTTCGGTGAGCGACACCATCTTCCTGAACGGGCGGACCGTCTCCTCTTCGACTCTGACGAGTTCCGCCGATTCCAGATCGTCTATGCGGGTTTGGACCGACCCCGCCCCGGATGCGATCGCTTCCAAGAGCTCGGTCTTATTGAGCGTCTGCCTTTCGCGGAGCACCAGCAGCACCTTCAGCGCGTGCTTCTTTTCCAAGACTTCCATATCGTTGTAGGGGATGACGACCCTGCGGGCGATGTTTCCTGTCCTATAGAAAACGCCGTTGGGATTCATGCTGGACGATTGATAGTTGACCATATAAAGTATGTGTTATAATAATAAAATCTGGACGAATTATAACAAATCAATCATCGAATTAATGTTGATTTGATAACATATAACCAATCCAATAGCGGATACGGTTCGACGATGGCGACGGAAAAGATGGCCGCCCAGCGCCTGGGCCGGACGGCATCAAATGGTTTCACTCAGAGCCGTTCTGAGCCTCTTCGGAATAGTCTTCCTCGGGGGCTTCCTCGACTGGCGCAGGGTAGAGGGAGGATTCGGGACCGATGTTCTCGATCATGTCCGCGAATTCGCGGGCCTCATCCCTGAGTATCTTGAGGGCTTCGTCCAGAGCCGCCTGGGCGGTGTATGAGCCGTCGGTCTCGTATTTGAAGATGAAGCACGTGTCATCCCCTTCTACCGTGATGGCATTCTTGTTCCTGATGCTGTCGACGCACGCTTTGCAGAGGCTGCAGTCGTACGGGCGCTCAGCCTTCAGGATCTCGGACCCGTCCGGATTCTCGTAGACGGAGAAAACGTTCTTGGGGCATATCTTGGCGCACTCGAGCACGTCTTCCTTGCCTGCCGAAGCGGGGTCCACCTCCACGCGGGGGAGATACTTGTACCCGACTCCGTTGCAGACCTGCCATTTGACATGCTTCCTGGCGGTGCCCATCACCGCGGTGGCGATGACATTGATCCCCTGCTCGTTGGCAAGCTCGACGATCGGTATGAACTCGTCCTTGACCTTGAACGCCTCCCTGTGCTCAGGGGCCGCCATGGGGAGGAGATCTCCCGACAGCACGGTGCAAGGCCCG includes:
- a CDS encoding DNA-directed RNA polymerase subunit D; this encodes MDIEILEMAERKARFILRNSSPAMANALRRTLLSDLPKMAIHKVEFHLGPLTDGTGKEYESNTPLFDEIIAHRLGMVPVPTDLSLFVPQEECSCGGVGCPNCTIEYFLNKSGPCTVLSGDLLPMAAPEHREAFKVKDEFIPIVELANEQGINVIATAVMGTARKHVKWQVCNGVGYKYLPRVEVDPASAGKEDVLECAKICPKNVFSVYENPDGSEILKAERPYDCSLCKACVDSIRNKNAITVEGDDTCFIFKYETDGSYTAQAALDEALKILRDEAREFADMIENIGPESSLYPAPVEEAPEEDYSEEAQNGSE